Proteins encoded by one window of Culicoides brevitarsis isolate CSIRO-B50_1 chromosome 2, AGI_CSIRO_Cbre_v1, whole genome shotgun sequence:
- the LOC134832703 gene encoding uncharacterized protein LOC134832703 isoform X2, with protein MDKQTSVSQQQAQTGPKVSQIANLFQRRPQEPPPDVPNNIAPASPPSSHVLPNKENPSPASAVVRTESHAARFNHARALFERLGEGRVNVQQTTGFSIKHSNSKDENLRDLSPEGNAENARSPSPKIKYVKITNGVSKIDTSKIHNISRIKMEKPEKPEKPERKFNSRELIEKQKNWTSHFSKTKATTKYHCDIIRPMAGPTQQKPKSVDYADSQAVKTSPVKTSSQSFDSTTENVANNRDDSPVTVTKPPPLSKKPQITMSPTRISPIKKNENVVPPAPPHRRDSLRDSQSNNITTNGTGMNGNAATENNHRKASLTSEDTYVTIQQNKEAPVLRRNSSSTSEKLAEPVSPGNPISSSPSPGVSIASDPASPVHTEEEKQENEELEKVEQLPDEEPINELQETKNDDNEQNDDEQEVGGIKRTLNATTTAADTKPVVISCLPTSMTITNNREPSVAGSIVSADEGGFNEPSPEIKAKLKPVYQFDIQSPPLPPSPPARTATATVIPPPIPLTDNDTNNLESPVDLNYVDVVVNGSRSSSASTVSNNKTLYASIKPEIPSPPEMLLEKEIKHEAKLLDTDDGWSSGGEPVTVRERSFIPMRADESSGLDLPDMEYVDASEPEEEPNKVDAMTADEAEKLLSSKQQVILSDEQAREVEQILSRKASVESPDRSESSVIVKDDTPPTPPPHQNLINGHDISSKTNESSVLGTDSLLQDSTMNETSQDVLNQTINSTLNGSALDTTQEVTINEASSSVKIILDNSNTPEELAKMNYPPVQKTVVHVDDKGVHFFDDGNFWMEVEGLLDSDKEDDEEFALMFPVHVRKKTRVKFSTEPMKIFSTFSVNEYDRRNEDVDPVAASAEYELEKRVEKMDVFPVELMKGPEGLGLSIIGMGVGADAGLEKLGIFVKTITDNGAAAKDGRIQVNDQIIEVDGKSLVGVTQAYAASVLRNTSGLVKFQIGRERDPQNSEVAMLIKQSLQADREKEERYRRQQEEYIRRTSVQSEDSTLPVSANTSISEDPLSPTVQQVADAVFAERDSQNNSSSSDVESLKRLLQENHKLITVHEDELLRLRQQLIKYQASCNETEALAERLKTVETDLSNIKREANNYQNMLQQSQEQYGTLEKKYNKAKRLLRDFQQRERDMIQLHEFYVQNLQEKDTEYNALVKKLKDRVITLEQTLQETQQKAGLPITLPYDSASLKLTPQMSRREPPKQFLQKLETDFSDTEISDLSPDAEDGDGKTATVERKMPAPQNSNSSKDDDLDSVVPQHQLLDNSVNKTKKELASRMNRALPSGKKSHSNSGSSDALDEIDDNMSDTNSNVVSTGAVDDVIDEVEEEVQYSLPTFNKVQTPPNVAALYAQVCKERTEIAMQAQQARKNHSTIPNIYRNPHSTSYDSELNASYDSDLGSSTDKLDEEMNSSDSWMYPSRNKGKGLKGINPPSLAEQLKERLAEREGKRLNEDGSSRDSSDDYSELNRTPSAAALLSHSLLQEIKMAVNEAQPKVKQVLPQTLSPPGTTPWTQHQRDQPSPTSSLSLGSISPGAYSPCRTLDTSGSSASFSSDAPQQKPHHWKNGPVEGWSNEQVCQWLYGIGLEQLINKFIENQIHGGTLLDLEKKDFKILDIHGDDKKLLKRNIKELRNLNEKDKRRREKELKEQEKSNHEREKLLRKAEKKAKK; from the exons ATGGATAAGCAGACGTCTGTCAGCCAGCAACAGGCACAAACGGGACCAAAGGTCTCTCAAATTGCGAATTTATTTCAACGGCGTCCGCAAGAGCCACCGCCCGACGTTCCCAACAACATTGCACCCGCGTCGCCGCCGTCGTCACACGTTTTGCCGAACAAGGAAAATCCGTCGCCCGCCAGTGCTGTCGTGCGAACGGAATCGCATGCGGCACGTTTTAATCACGCACGAGCTTTGTTCGAGCGTCTCGGCGAAGGTCGCGTCAACGTGCAACAAACAACCGGCTTCAGTATTAAACATTCCAACAGCAAAGACGAGAATTTGCGGGATTTGAGTCCCGAGGGGAATGCGGAGAACGCTCGTTCGCCCTCGCCCAAAATTAAATACGTCAAAATCACAAACGGCGTCAGCAAAATTGACACGAGCAAAATTCACAACATCTCGCGCATCAAAATGGAGAAGCCCGAAAAGCCGGAAAAGCCtgaaaggaaatttaattcGCGCGAATTGATCGAGAAACAAAAGAACTGGACATCACATTTCTCCAAAACGAAGGCGACGACAAAGTATCATTGTGATATCATTCGACCGATGGCAGGTCCGACGCAGCAAAAACCCAAATCGGTCGATTATGCCGACTCGCAAGCGGTAAAAACGTCTCCAGTTAAGACTTCATCACAATCTTTCGATAGCACGACCGAAAATGTCGCCAATAATCGCGATGACTCGCCAGTGACGGTAACAAAGCCGCCTCCATTGTCCAAAAAACCTCAAATCACGATGAGTCCCACTCGCATCTCGCCGATCAAAAAGAACGAAAATGTTGTGCCACCAGCGCCGCCACATCGTCGTGACTCCCTGCGAGATTCGCAATCGAACAACATCACAACTAACGGCACCGGAATGAATGGAAATGCTGCCACGGAGAACAATCATCGCAAAGCAAGTCTCACGTCGGAAGACACGTACGTCACGATCCAACAGAACAAAGAAGCTCCCGTTTTGCGACGCAATTCCTCGTCGACGTCAGAAAAGCTCGCGGAACCCGTGTCACCCGGAAATCCGATCAGTTCGTCACCCAGCCCGGGCGTCAGTATTGCTTCGGATCCCGCAAGTCCCGTTCACACCGAAGAGGAAAAGCAGGAAAACGAAGAATTGGAAAAAGTCGAACAACTTCCGGATGAGGAGCCAATTAACGAGctacaagaaacaaaaaatgatg aCAATGAGCAGAATGACGACGAGCAGGAAGTTGGTGGCATCAAACGTACTCTCAATGCGACAACAACAGCCGCCGACACAAAGCCGGTAGTAATTTCATGTTTGCCAACATCGATGACAATAACGAACAACAGGGAGCCAAGTGTTGCCGGTAGCATTGTGTCAGCAGATGAGGGCGGTTTCAACGAACCGTCGCCCGAAATCAAAGCCAAACTAAAGCCCGTCTACCAATTTGACATTCAGAGTCCGCCACTGCCTCCGTCGCCGCCTGCCCGAACCGCCACAGCAACTGTCATTCCGCCGCCAATTCCCCTCACGGACAACGACACCAATAATCTCGAGAGTCCCGTTGACCTGAATTACGTCGATGTTGTCGTCAATGGATCGCGATCCTCATCCGCGAGCACCGTTTCGAACAACAAAACGTTGTATGCCTCCATCAAACCGGAAATTCCGTCACCGCCAGAAATGCTGCTCGAAAAAGAGATTAAGCACGAAGCCAAATTGCTCGATACGGACGACGGATGGTCGTCAGGAGGAGAACCTGTTACGGTACGAGAAAGATCTTTCATTCCCATGAGGGCGGACGAAAGTTCAGGGCTGGATTTGCCAGATATGGAATATGTGGATGCCAGTGAGCCCGAAGAGGAGCCAAATAAAGTTGATGCGATGACAGCTGATGAAGCGGAGAAGTTATTAAGCTCAAA aCAACAAGTCATTCTCTCCGACGAACAAGCACGCGAAGTAGAGCAAATTCTCAGTAGAAAAGCATCCGTTGAGTCTCCAGATCGTTCGGAAAGCTCAGTGATCGTAAAAGATGATACTCCGCCAACCCCTCCGCCACACCAAAATCTCATTAACGGCCACGATATCTCCAGTAAGACAAATGAATCGTCCGTTCTGGGCACAGATAGTCTCTTGCAAGACTCCACGATGAACGAAACGAGCCAAGATGTGCTAAATCAAACGATTAATTCGACACTTAATGGCTCGGCACTCGATACGACGCAAGAAGTGACGATAAATGAAGCCAGCTCTTCCGTGAAAATTATTCTTGATAATTCGAATACGCCTGAAGAACTCGCCAAAATGAATTATCCGCCAGTGCAGAAAACAGTAGTTCACGTGGATGACAAAGGAGTTCACTTCTTTGACGATGGCAATTTTTGGATGGAGGTAGAAGGTCTCTTGGATTCCGATAAGGAAGACGATGAGGAGTTTGCGTTGATGTTTCCGGTTCATGTGAGGAAAAAGACCCGCGTTAAGTTCAGTACGGAgccgatgaaaattttttccacattttctgTCAACGAATACGATCGACGGAATGAGGATGTGGATCCGGTGGCTGCTTCGGCGGAATATGAGTTGGAAAAACGCGTTGAAAAAATGGACGTCTTCCCAGTTGAACTTATGAAAGGTCCTGAGGGATTAGGATTGAGCATTATTG gAATGGGCGTCGGAGCTGATGCAGGCTTAGAAAAACTTGGAATCTTCGTCAAAACCATCACCGATAACGGAGCAGCAGCTAAAGATGGCAGAAttcaa GTAAACGATCAAATAATCGAAGTCGACGGCAAAAGTCTCGTTGGCGTAACGCAAGCCTATGCCGCCTCCGTGCTCCGTAACACTTCGGGCCTTGTCAAATTCCAAATTGGTCGTGAACGTGACCCACAAAACTCCGAAGTCGCCATGCTCATCAAGCAAAGTCTCCAGGCCGATCGCGAAAAGGAGGAACGTTATCGACGCCAACAAGAGGAATACATTCGTCGAACGTCTGTGCAATCGGAGGACAGTACGTTGCCGGTGTCAGCGAATACGAGCATCAGTGAGGATCCCTTGAGTCCGACGGTGCAGCAAGTAGCTGACGCTGTCTTCGCCGAACGTGATAGCCAAAATAATTCCAGTTCAAGTGACGTCGAGTCACTCAAGAGACTTTTGCAAGAG AACCACAAACTTATAACTGTGCATGAAGATGAGTTGCTCAGGTTGCGACAACAG TTGATCAAATATCAAGCATCTTGCAATGAGACTGAAGCACTTGCGGAGCGTCTCAAGACCGTGGAGACTGATTTGTCAAATATTAAGCGAGAAGCGAATAATTATCAGAATATGTTGCAGCAATCGCAGGAGCAGTACGGAACGTTGGAGAAGAAATATAACAAAGCGAAACGATTGTTACGCGATTTTCAGCAACGGGAACGAGATatg atTCAACTCCACGAATTTTACGTGCAAAATCTGCAGGAGAAAGACACCGAATACAACGCtctcgtgaaaaaattaaaagatcgTGTCATCACGCTAGAACAAACGCTGCAAGAGACCCAACAAAAAGCCGGTCTGCCCATCACATTGCCATACGATTCTGCTAGTCTAAAGTTAACGCCTCAAATGAGTCGTCGCGAGCCCCCCAAGCAATTCCTGCAAAAACTGGAAACGGATTTTTCCGACACTGAGATCTCAGATTTGTCGCCCGATGCGGAAGATGGCGACGGCAAAACCGCCACTGTCGAACGCAAAATGCCGGCACCACAAAATAGCAATAGCAGTAAGGACGACGACTTGGATTCGGTTGTGCCACAACATCAGTTGCTCGATAATTCGGTGAACAAGACAAAAAAGGAGTTGGCATCACGGATGAATCGAGCGTTGCCATCCGGGAAGAAGAGTCACAGTAACAGCGGTTCGTCAGATGCCCTCGACGAGATTGACGACAACATGAGTGATACGAATTCTAACGTCGTTTCGACGGGCGCCGTTGACGATGTCATCGATGAAGTCGAGGAGGAAGTGCAGTACAGCCTCCCGACGTTCAATAAAGTGCAGACACCGCCAAATGTGGCAGCGTTATATGCGCAAGTGTGCAAGGAACGAACGGAAATTGCGATGCAAGCGCAACAAGCGCGCAAAAATCACTCGACAATTCCCAATATTTACCGCAATCCACATTCCACGAGTTACGATAGCGAGCTAAATGCATCGTACGACAGCGATTTGGGATCTTCCACCGACAAATTGGATGAAGAGATGAACAGTTCTGACAGTTGGATGTATCCGAGTCGCAATAAGGGAAAAGGATTGAAGGGAATTAATCCGCCGTCGTTGGCGGAACAGTTGAAGGAACGTCTCGCGGAACGGGAAGGCAAACGTCTCAACGAAGATGGGTCGTCACGAGACTCCAGCGATGATTATAGCGAATTAAATAGGACACCAAGTGCGGCAGCGTTACTCTCACACAGTTTGTTGCAAGAAATTAAGATGGCCGTAAATGAAGCGCAAccaaaag TCAAACAAGTACTTCCTCAAACATTGTCCCCACCGGGCACGACACCATGGACACAACATCAAAGAGATCAACCCTCGCCGACGAGCAGTCTCTCGTTGGGTTCCATCTCACCCGGGGCCTATTCCCCCTGCCGGACCTTAGACACATCCGGCTCAAGTGCCAGCTTTTCCAGCGATGCACCCCAACAAAAACCTCATCACTGGAAAAATGGTCCCGTCGAAGGATGGTCCAACGAACAA gtctgTCAATGGCTCTACGGCATCGGTTTGGAACAGTTAATCAACAAATTCATCGAAAACCAAATCCATGGCGGCACCTTGCTCgatctagaaaaaaaagatttcaaaaTTCTCGACATCCATGGCGACGACAAGAAGTTACTCAAACGTAACATCAAGGAATTGCGTAATTTGAACGAAAAGGACAAACGGAGACGCGAAAAAGAACTCAAGGAACAGGAAAAAAGTAATCACGAAAGGGAAAAATTACTGCGAAAAGCAGAAAAGAAGGCCAAAAAGTAG